One Heyndrickxia oleronia genomic window, TATGATTACACGATTAATTGCAGGAAACCGTGTGATAACGCTTGGTACAGCGATTGAACAGCATTTCCTCGTTACACAGGATTGGGGAATGGGGTCAACAATTGCCGTCTTTTTAATTATAGCGATGGCATTATTCATGCTTGTTACAGGAAATAGAAAGAAAGGGGTATAACATGGGAAAAAAAGGAAAAATAGCTAATCTTTATCTAGTCATCATTTTTATTATTTTGTATGCCCCAATCTTCTATTTAATGTATTACTCGTTTAATAGTGGGGGATCCATGCATGACTTTGAAGGTTTTACATTGGAATGGTATAAAGAGGTATTTCACGATACAAGGTTATTAATCATTGTGTTAAATACAGTTGTCATTGCTCTTCTTTCAGCAGCATTGTCTACCATTCTGGGTGTTGTTGGTGCATTGGCTATTTATTTTGTGAGAAAAAGAAGATCAAAAAATACATTATTAACACTGAATAACGTACTAATCGTTAGTCCAGATGTCATTATTGGTGCATCTTTTCTAATTTTGTTTACGATTATTGGTATTAAGCTAGGTTTCTTTTCTGTCTTACTTTCACATATTGCCTTCTGTGTACCTATTGTTGTATTGATGGTATTGCCGAAGCTTCAGGAAATGAGCCCGACACTACTCGATGCTGCACGAGACTTAGGTGCAAGCCGATGGAATGTGCTGACAAAGGTTGTGCTGCCATTTATTACTCCAGGGATTTTTGCTGGGTTTTTTATGGCATTAACCTATTCACTAGATGATTTTGCGGTTACTTTCTTTGTAACGGGAAATGGATTCTCAACATTATCTGTTG contains:
- a CDS encoding ABC transporter permease, which translates into the protein MGKKGKIANLYLVIIFIILYAPIFYLMYYSFNSGGSMHDFEGFTLEWYKEVFHDTRLLIIVLNTVVIALLSAALSTILGVVGALAIYFVRKRRSKNTLLTLNNVLIVSPDVIIGASFLILFTIIGIKLGFFSVLLSHIAFCVPIVVLMVLPKLQEMSPTLLDAARDLGASRWNVLTKVVLPFITPGIFAGFFMALTYSLDDFAVTFFVTGNGFSTLSVEIYSRARQGISLSINALSTLIFLFTIILVIGYYYINQRNNRPSGMGVKK